The Longimicrobium terrae genome segment CGAAGTCCGCCTTTGCGGACTGCGGCCGCAGGCTGGCGTGCGTGGACCAAGGGCTCGAGAGGAGATGAAGGCATAAAGGCAGCAGGGACGCGGAAGTTAACGTGTGTTATCATGCGATCAGTCTATGTTCATGAGATGCAACACCGTCGATGAGGGATGTTAACGCGCGTTCACTCATGGATTCCGCGGGGATGATACCGGCTTGGTGCAGGGAAGCCAGGCCGTGCAGCGTCGCCCAGATGGTGAGGGCGATTTCCTCGGCGTTTCCGTCCGTCAGCGCCCCCGCCGCGATCCCTTCGCGCACGCGGTCGCGCAGAAACCGGCGTACGGCGTCGCGCTGGCGCAGCACGGGCGACGCTTCATCTGCCGAACCGGCCTCGAAGAGCGTTCGATATGCCTGCGGCTGGGCAACGGCAAACTCCAGATACGCCGTCGCCGTTGCGCGCAGGCGATCCAGCGCCGTCGGGGCTTCCAAGGCGAGAAATAGGTGGCTGCCCAGCAGGCGTGAGCCCTCGCTCATCACCTCGCGCAGGATGGCGTCCTTGTCCGCGAAGTGGCGGTACAGCGCCGTCGCCGTCACGCCCACGCGCTCGGCGACGGCACGCATGGTAACGGCGTCCGCCCCGCGTTCACGGTACAGCGCCCGTGCTGCGTCGATGATCCGGCCCTTGATGTCGCTCATGTTAACATAAGTAAACTCACGTCAACGCAGCGTCAAGAGCAGCATCGAATGGGCGAGGGGTGTATTGGCGTGTTGTTAACAATGGTTAACACCGGTGAATGGCGGCTTGGTTGCGTACTGCGGGGTGGGTGGGGGCGGGCTGGCGCACTGACCGGAAATCCTACACTTCCTGCCAAAGATCTGCTTGCGCAAAGTGAAGCAGTTAGCTATTTTGAGACACGTTCTCACCACCGGCCGCTCCTGGCCTCATCTCTCTCCGACTCCTCATGAGCAACTCTATCCGAACGGGGCGTGGCCTCGGGCTGCTCGCGCTTGTGCTTGCGGGTGCCTGCACGGACAGCTCGCCCCTGCTGCCTTCCCCTGAAGGCGGCACAGAGTCGATGGCCCGCGTCGAGTGCACCGTGGACGTGCGCTCGAGCGCCATGCAGTGCGTGACCGTCGAGCCGGCGCAGGCGCGGCTGGGAGTGACGCTGAACAAGATCATCGGCGGCCAGAATCGCTACATCAAGCTGGCCAGCAGCGGCACCCGCTACGACCCGGGCACAGAGATCCTCAGCACGAATGTCACCGTGCAGAACCTGTTGCAGTCGCAGATGGGCACCGACGGGGTCACCCCGGAAGGCATCAAGGTGTTCTTCGTCTCGGGTCCCGCGGTTACCAGCGGAACAGGCACCGTGTCGATTGAGAATCCCGCTGGAACCACCACTATCTACGGGCCCGAGCAGGAATATTTCCTCTACAACGAGGTTCTCGACCCGTACGAGATTTCGCAGTCCCAGGAGTGGCGCTTTAATGCTCCTTCTTCGGTGTCGACGTTCACGTTCAGCGTGTATGTGGATGCGCAGCTGACGAACGAGACGAACCTTTTTGACGCGGCGTGGGTGGGCAGGGTGAGCAACGATTGGTTCGTGGCTGAGAACTGGTCGAAGAACGTCGTGCCGGGAGAATCCAGCATCGTGACCGTCCTGGCGGACTCCGCGGTTAGGGTTCCGACTCTGACGCGCGACTCGTCCATCGCCGCGCTGAATGTGGGGCCCGCGACCACGCTGGATCTGAACACCCACTCGCTGCAGATCGCCGGTTTTGTGAACGCTCCGGGTGAAATCATCGGTGGCAGAATCATCATGACCGGATCGGCCGCCAAGCTGAGCGGCTTCGTGCCCTCGCTCAACATCACGGGCGCGACCGCGCTGCAGGGCCCCGTCAAGACGACCGGCGCCGTCGCGGTGCAGGGAACGCTGACGGTGACCGATCAGACCCTCACCATCCGGATCCCGTGACCGGCGGCTTCAGGATCTTCGCGCGCGCCGGACTGGCGGTGGCCGCCCTCGCGGCCGCCGCACCGGGCGCCGCTGCCCAGGTCCCGGATTCCGCCATTGCCGTGAGCCACGGCGGCGCGAGCCTGTTCCGCGTCAACATCGACGGCGGCGCTGTTTTCGGCGGCGTGTACAATGGGGGCAACTCCGGATCCAATATCGCGGCCGAGGGCTCCGGCACGCGGATGCTGTGGTATCCGCAGAAAGCCGCGTTCCGCGCCGGATACGTCAACGGCACGCAGTGGGACGACGCCAACATCGGCAACTACTCCGTCGCCATCGGCCAGAACGTGCGTGCCAGCGGCGACAATGCGGTGGCGATGGGCGTGCGCTCCACGGCCGCTAACGGGTCGTCGTTCGCCGTGGGCGAAGACAACACCGCGACCGGGTATGCGTCGGTGGCGCTGGGCTACCACGCGCACACCAACGCGCGGCGCGGCAGCTTCGTGTTTGGCGACAACGTGACCGGCGGCACCCAGGATTCCGTCAGGGCCGAGCTCGTGGGGCAGGCCGTATGGCGGCTGAGCTGCGGAATGCGGATCTACACCACGCAGTCGCTCAACACCGGGGTGGCGTTCGGCGGCCCGGCCATCAACCCGTCGGTGTGCGGCTCCTCGTACTACTTCGGGCAGAGCGGCGCCATGATCAGCACCAGCACCGGCGCGTACCTGTCGTCGGGCGGCACCTGGACCAACGCCTCGGACGTGCGGCGCAAGCACCTGTTCGAGGAGGTGTCGGGCGACGATGTGCTGGCGCGCCTGCGGACCATCCCCATCCGCAGCTGGAGCTACCGCGTGGATGATGACGGGGTGCGCCACCTGGGCCCCACGGCGCAGGACTTCCGCGCCGCCTTCGGGCTGGGCGCCGACTCCATCTCCATCGCCACGGTGGATGCGGACGGCGTCGCGTTGGCCGGCGTGCAGGCGCTGGATGCCCGGACCACGGAGCAGGCTGCGCGAATTGCCGCACTGGAAGCGGAAAACGCCGCGCTCCGTGCACGGCTGGAGCGCATTGAAGCCGCGCTCCGCTCTTCTACATCGACCCCCGATTGATTCCCCTCCTGAACGTGATAGAGGTAACGATGAAGATCATGATTCGTGGCGGGCTGGCCTTGGCCGCCCTTGTCGCCTCCGCCGCCACGGCGGCCGCGCAGACCCCGGATTCCGCCTTTGCCGTGAGCAGCGGCGGCGCGGGCCTGTTCCGCGTAAACGTCGACGCCGGCACCCTGTTCGGCGGCGTCTACGACGGCGACAACAGTGGAACCGGGATCCCCGCCGAAGGCTCGGGAACGCGGATGATGTGGTATCCGCGCAAGGCCGCCTTCCGGGCCGGCGGCATCAACGGCACGCAGTGGGATGGGGCCAACATCGGCGACTACTCGGTGGCCATCGGCCAGGACGTGCGCGCCAGCGCGTCGAATGCCACGGCGTTCGGCCTGCGCAGCACCGCGGCGCAGCAGTCGTCGTTCGCCGTGGGTGAGGACAACACGGCGTCGGGCGCCGCGTCGGTGGCCATGGGCTATCACGCGCACACCAACGCGCGCCAGGGCTCGTTCGTGTTCAGCGACCGCTCTTCGGTCGACACGCTGCGCGCGGGGGTGAACCACTCCGCCAACTGGCGCACCAGCGGCGGCTTCCGGATCTTCACCAGCAGCAACCTGAGCACCGGCGTCACCATCCAGTCCGGCGCGACCGTCAGCAACTGGGGGCAGAGCAACGCGGTGATCAGCACCAGCACCGGCGCCTACCTGAGCACCAGCGGCGTGTGGACCAACACCTCGGACGTGAACCGCAAGCACCTGTTCGAGGCCGTGTCGGGCGAGGACGTACTGTCCCGCCTGCGCACCATGCCCGTGACGTCTTGGAGCTACCGGACGGATGACGCCGGGATCCGCCATCTGGGCCCCACGGCGCAGGACTTCCGCGCCGCCTTCGGCCTGGGCAACGACGACGTGACCATCGGCACGGTGGACGCGGACGGCGTGGCGCTGGCCGGCGTCAAGGCGCTGGATGCGCGCTCGGCGGTGCAGGGCGAGGAGATCCGCGCGCTGCGCGAGCAGAACGCGGCGCAGCAGGCCGAGATCGAGCGCCTTCGCGCCGAGCAGGCCGCCACCGCCGCCCGCCTGGAGCGGCTGGAGCGGGCCCTGCATGCCGTGCCGGGCAACTGATCGACTCTGTTCTTCGATGACGCGGCGGTACGGCCTCCGGGCGCACCGCCGTAACACCACCTGACGATGATCATCATGAGCAATCGCGCTCGTTCCGCCACCGTCGCCGCCGCCGTGCTGGCCGCCGTGGCCGCGTACACGCCCTCCGCCGCCGCGCAGGCGGACTCGGCTTTTGCCGTAAGCGCCAGCGGCGCCAGCCTGATGCGGCTGAACACCGACGCCAGCTTCGTCGTCCGCGGCACCGCCGACGAGCAGGCCGAAGTCTACTCCGGCAACGTGGCCGCCACCGGCGCCGGCGTCCGCATGCTGTGGATCCCCCAGGCCTGGGCGTTCCGCGCGGGCAAGGTGGACAGCTTCGGCGCCAACTACTGGAACCCGGGCAGCATCGGCTTCGGCTCGGCCGCATTCGGCGAGAACACGCGCGCCAGCGGCAACCACTCGTTTGCGGCGGGCCTCACGACGAATGCCAGTGGCGACGAGGCAGTGGCGCTGGGCAACAGCGGCACGGCCACCGGCGACCGCTCCTTCAGCTTCAACGGCACTGCCTCGGCGGTGGGCGCGGTCGCGATCGGCAGCGGCGCGCAGGCCACCAACGACGATGCGCTCGCCATGGGGCCCAGCTCCATCGCCGGCGGCCTCGCCTCCATCGTGATCGGGCCCAGCATCGCCAACGGCAACTTCGGCGTGGCGATCGGCCTGCAGAACAGCGCCAGCGGCCAGTTCTCCGTGGCCATCGGCAAGAACGCGCGTACCGCCAACCGGCAGGGCAGCGTGGTGCTGGGCGACGGCTGCGCCGGCTTCTCGTCGGACTCGGTCTATCCCACGGCCAACAACCAGTTCATCGCGCGTGGCTGCGGAGGCATCAAGTTCTTCACCAGCCAGAACCTGTCGTCGGGCGTGCAGGTCGCGGCGGGCGGCGGCTCGTGGAGCAGCATTTCTGACCGCAACCGCAAGGAGCACTTCCTGGAGCTGGATGGGGAAGACGTGCTTTCGCGCCTGCGCAACGTGCCGGTGAGCACCTGGAACTACATCGCGCAGGAAGATTCGGTGCGCCACATGGGCCCGATGGCGCAGGACTTTTCCGCCGCGTTCGGCCTGGGCGAGGATTCGCTCATGATCAACACGGTGGACATCGACGGTGTGAACATGGCCGGCGTCAAGGCGCTGACTACGCGCACGGATGCGCTGCGCGCCGAGAACGAGCAGCTTCGCGCGCAGGTTGCCGCGCAGCAGGCCGAAATCGTGCGTATGCGTGACGAGCAGGCCGCCACCGCCGCCCGGCTGGAGCGGATCGAGCAGGCGCTGCGGGCCGCGGCTCCCCGCCCGTAGTACGACGGTCTCATCGCTGGATTGCAGACAGGCGGGCCGCCCCATCCGGGCGGCCCGTTTCTACTTCGCCTACGGAACGCACTGAAATGGCAACTCGCGCCCGTTCTACCGCTCTGATCACCGCCGTACTCGCCGCGGCGGCCGCGTACGCCCCGTCCGCCGCGGCGCAGGCCGACTCGGCCCTGGCCGTGAGCCGCAACGGCGCCAGCCTGATGCGGCTGAACGCCGACGGCGGCTTTGTCGTCCGCGGCACGGAGGGGGAGGGGAGCCTTCCCGCGACCGGCGCCGGAGTGCGCATGATGTGGTTTCCCAACCGGGCGGCGTTCCGCGCGGGGCGGGTGGGAACCTTCGACTCGAATGACGGCTCGACCTACTGGGACCTGAACAACGTCGGCGTGGCATCGGCCGCGTTCGGCACCAACACCCGCGCTTCGGGCGCGAGCTCGTTCGCGGCGGGGTACCGGGCAACGGCCAGTGGCACCAACAGCTTTGCGGTCAACGGCACCGCTTCGGGACTGAACTCTGTCGCCATGGGTGACGGCGCGCAGGCGACCAACGAGGGCGCGGTCGCCTTGGGGCCCAGCTCCATCGCGGGCGGCCTGTACTCCATCGTGCTCGGGCCCAGCATCGCAAACGGCAACTTCGGCGTGGCGATCGGCCTGCAGAACAGCGCCAGCGGGCAATTTTCCGTCGCGATCGGCAAGAACGCGCGTACGGCCAACCGGCAGGGCAGCGTGGTGCTGGGCGACGGCTGCGCCGGGTTCTCGTCGGACTCGGTGTATCCCACGGCCAACAACCAGTTCGTGGCCCGCGGCTGCGGCGGCATCCGGTTCTTCACGACCCAGAACCTGTCGTCCGGCGTGGAAGTGGCGCCGGGTGGCGGCTCGTGGAGCAGTATCTCTGACCGCAATCGCAAGGAAAACTTCCTGGATCTGGATGGCGAAGACGTGCTGGCCCGCCTGCGCAATGTTCCGGTGAGCACCTGGAACTACCGCACGCAGGATGCGTCCATCCGCCACATGGGTCCCATGGCGCAGGATTTTGCCGCCGCCTTCAGCCTGGGCGAGAGCAACCTGCTGATCAACACGGTGGACATCGACGGCGTGAACATGGCGGGCGTAAAGGCGCTCACCACGCGCACCGACGCGCTGCGCACGGAGAACGAGCAGCTCCGCGCCGAGAACGCGCAGCAGGCCGCGCAGATCGCCGACCTGCGCGCACGCATGGAACGCCTGGAGGCGCTGGTCAACGCGGGGCAGGGAACCGCGCCGAAGCCCTGACGCTCCGGATCCATCCGCAGGAAACCGAATCGCCGCCCCGAGACTGCTCGGGGCGGCGATTTTCGTCTCAGGCGCAGAGCCCGTGAGCAATCGGGATCGTCACACCATCAACAAAAGACCTCGCCTGCTGGATGGCCCCGCCGCGCGAGCCGTCGCTGGCGATGCGCTGAGGTCTCCCTTTCTCCCGCGGAGCGGGGGAGAGGGGGGGCCTCTCCGGCCGGTAGGCACCGTCCGGAACGAGATGAGTGGTCCTTCTCCCCTCTGCGTGCGGCAGTTTGCACGGGGAGGGGCCGGGGGAGGGGCCTCCCCGGCCGGCGCTGAACGAGGCTCCCGCAGCAGAGAAAGTCGGCGCCCGATACCCGACCCGAGTACCGCGCAAGCGAATCGCCGCCCCCGGACCTCTTCGGGGCGGCGATTCCGTAGTCTCACGCGGAGGTCGCGGGGGACGCGGAGGTCGCGGGGACTCCGCGCCTATTTCAGCCCCAGTTCCGTCCGCATCTTTTTCGTCAGCGACTGCTTCGTCGTCCAGAACTCGGCCCACGGATCATCCTTGAGCCCGCGGACGCGCTCGATGACGGCAGCGGGGGTGAAGTCGTCGGTCCGCAGGGCAGGGGTCAGTTCATCCCACCGCAACGGGACGCTGATGGCGCCCGACGGCCGCGCACGGATGCAGAACGCCGCGATCGCGGTGGCGCCGCGCCCGTTTCGCAGGAAGTCGATGTAGATCTTGCCCTTGCGCGCGGCGATCGTCGACTTCGTCACGTACTTGCCCGGGTTGGCCGCGCTGATGTCCGTCGCCAGCGCCCGGCTGAACTCCTTTACCTCATCCCACGTGTGGCGCTTGTTGATGGGGACGACAACGTGCAACCCCTTGCCGCCGGTCGTCTTTACGAAGCTCGCCAGCCCCAGCTCCGCCAGCCGGTCGCGGATCTGCAGCGCGGAATCCATGATGCGCTGCCACGACACGCCGGGCCCGGGATCCAGGTCCATGATGAAGCGGTCCGGCTTCTCGAAGCTGGTGCGTTTGGCGTTGGAGGTGTGCATCTCCAGCACGCTCATCTGCACCAGCGCCACCAGCCCGGCGGTGGAGTGCACGTACGTGTAGACCTTTTCCTCGCCGTCGTTCTCCGTCACCGTGGTGCGGCCCACCTGAGGCGCGAAATGCTCGTCTCCGTGCTTCTGGAAGAAGCAGGGTCCTCCCACCCCGTCCGGACAGCGAACGAGCGTCAGCGGGCGATCCTTGACGTGCGGCAGCATCCAGTCCGCCACCGCCTCGTAGTAGCGCGCCAGCTCCAGCTTGGTGATCCCTGCGGCGGGAAAGAGCAGCTTGTCGGGGCTGGTCAGCCGGATGCCGGCCACCATCGCCTCGTTCGCCTTGCCGCGGCGGGGCACCGTCTTTGTGGTCGAGGGAGGCACGGGGCGCGTGGTGGCGGAGGGTTTCTGCTCGCGCGCGGTGGCGGTCGGCTTTCCCGCGCGTGCGGGCCTGGCCGGCGTCTCGGCCGCGGACAGGTGGCCGGCGCTCTCGCGGACGACCTGCGCGGCGGGCTTGTCCTCGCGCAGCCCCTGGAACACGGGGTGGCGCAGGATGTTGTCGCCGGTCCATTCGGTGAACGAGATCTCGCAGACCAGCTTCGGCTCCACCCACGTCACCCCGGCGGGACGGCGCCCCTTGCGCCCGTAGTCGCTGAACGGCGATTCCTCTCGCGACAGCGGGCGGAGCGCGGCGTGCAGCTGCCGCAGGGAAGCCTCGTTGAAGCCCGTCCCCACCTTGCCGGAGTAGATGAAGTCCCCGTTCTCGTCGTGCACGCCCACCAGCAGCGCGCCAAAGTGCGAGCGCGAGCCCTGCGGCGCGGTGAACCCGCCAATGACGAACTCCTGGCGCAGCAGGCACTTGACCTTGAGCCAGTCGCGCGTCCGCCTGGTGGCGTACGGGCTGTCCGCGCGCTTGCTGATGATGCCCTCCAGCCCCATCCCGCACGCCTGCTGGTAGAACACGGCGCCGTTGCCCACGATGTGGTCGCTGTAGCGCACCGGGCCCGCGGAATCGCCCGCCAGCAGCTCGCGAAGTGCCTCCTTGCGGGAGAGCAGGGAAGCCCCGCGCAGGTTCATTCCGTCGCGGTGCATCAGGTCGAACGCGTAGAACACCAGCTCGCTCGTCCGCCCGCTGTTCAGCACGTTCTGCAGCGCCTGAAAGCTGGTGCGGCCGTCGGGGGATAGGACGACGAGTTCGCCGTCCAGCACCGCGTCGCGAACGGGGAGCGCGGACAGGGCGGTGGCCATCTCAGGGAATTTGCTCGTCCAGTCGTTGCCGTTGCGGGTGATGAGCCGCGCCTTGCCGCCGCGCACGTGCGCGACGAGCCGGTAGCCGTCGTACTTGATCTCGTGGATCCAGTCGTCGCCGGCGGGGACGTCGTCCACCAGCGTGGCCAGGGCAGGGGTGAACTCGGCCGGAAACGCCGCCCGCTTCGCCCCGGGGATCGCGGCCGGCTTCGCGGCGGGAGCGGCTTTCCCCGGTGCGGCTTTCCCGGACGCGGCCGTCTCCGCCGTGGAGCGCACGGCGGATTTCGCGGCCGGCTTCTTCGCGGCGGCGGGCTTTCTGGCGGCCGGCTTCCTCGCCGCGGGCGCTGGCTTCTTCGCGCCCGGCTTGCCGGCGGGCTTCTTCGCGGGCGTTGAGCGGATCAGTGCCTCAGCGGCGGGTGCCTTGCTGTCCCAGTGCGCGTCCGCGTCGGCGGCGATCTCCTCCATCGTGCGCCCCGTATCCACGCTGGTCATCACTTCTTCGGTGATGATGCCGGCGGATTCCGGCCGGGCGACGTCGTCCTCGTCCTTGAAGAGCAGCCACTGCTCCTTTTCGCCGTCCGCGCCGCGGCGGGAGCGCACCAGGTGCCATCCGCCGTGCAGCCGTTCGCCGTCCAGCCGAAAGCGCAGGTGGCCCTTGCGGTACGCCTTGCGCGGGTCCTCGTCCGGCACCCACGCGCCGCGGTCCCACAGCATCACCGTGCCGCCGCCGTACTCGCCGCGGGGGATGATCCCCTCGAATACGCCGTACTCGATGGGATGGTCTTCCACGTGGATGGCCAGCCGCTTGACGCCGGCGTCCAGGCTGGGGCCCTTGGGCACCGCCCAGCTCAGCAGGACGCCGTCCAGCTCCAGGCGAAAGTCGTAGTGGAGGTGGCTGGCCGCGTGCTTCTGGATGACGAACGAGAGCACGTCCCCCGAGTGGTGGACGTGCCCTTCTGGTTCATCGGTGACGCGAAAGTCGCGCTTGCGCTTGTACTCGTCGAGGCCCATTCGGCGATTCCGGGTCAGGCCGCCTTGCGCTTCTTGGCGCTGCTGGGCCGGGGCTTGGAGGTGGCGGCCGAGGTGGCCTTGCGCGGCTTGGGCTTGGCGGCGGACGGGGCGGTGGACGCCGCCTTGGGCTTCGCGGCCGCCTTGCGGGGCGCAGCCTTTTCGCCGCCGGTGGCTTCCACGCTGCGCTTGAGCAGCGACATGATGTCGATCACGCCCTCGCGCGATTCCGCGGCCTCGGGAACAGGCGTTTCATCCGGCGCGTCGGTCTGGCCGCTCTCGATGCGCTCGTGGATGAGGTGCATGAGGTCGTCGCGGTAGCTGTCGTGGTACTTTTCCGGCGACCACTCCGCGGTCATGCCTTCCACCAGGCGCTCCGCCATCTCCAGCTCGCGCTCGTTGACGCCCAGGGCGCCCAGGTCCTCGCCGGGCACCTCGAGCTCCTCGGTGGCGCGGATCTCGTTGGGATAGCGCAGGATTTCCAGCACCAGCACGTCGCCCTGGGGCACCACGGCCGCCAGGTGCTCGCGCGAGCGGATGACCACCTTGGCGATGCCCACCTTGCGGGTGCGCTTGAGCGCCTCGCGCAGCAGCGCGTAGCCCTTGGGGTTCTTGCCCATGGGCGCCAGGTAGTACGGCTTGTCGTAGAAGACGGTGTCGATGTCGTCGAGGTCCACGAAGTCGGTGATCTCGACGGTCTGCGTCTTTTCGGGATTCGCCCGGCGCAGGTCCTCGTCGCTGAGCACGACGTAGTGGCCGCTCTCGTACTCGTAGCCCTTGACGA includes the following:
- a CDS encoding tail fiber domain-containing protein, with protein sequence MATRARSTALITAVLAAAAAYAPSAAAQADSALAVSRNGASLMRLNADGGFVVRGTEGEGSLPATGAGVRMMWFPNRAAFRAGRVGTFDSNDGSTYWDLNNVGVASAAFGTNTRASGASSFAAGYRATASGTNSFAVNGTASGLNSVAMGDGAQATNEGAVALGPSSIAGGLYSIVLGPSIANGNFGVAIGLQNSASGQFSVAIGKNARTANRQGSVVLGDGCAGFSSDSVYPTANNQFVARGCGGIRFFTTQNLSSGVEVAPGGGSWSSISDRNRKENFLDLDGEDVLARLRNVPVSTWNYRTQDASIRHMGPMAQDFAAAFSLGESNLLINTVDIDGVNMAGVKALTTRTDALRTENEQLRAENAQQAAQIADLRARMERLEALVNAGQGTAPKP
- a CDS encoding Ku protein gives rise to the protein MARAIWKGNISFGLVNIPVGLFSAEKPDELSFRQLDRRNLAPVGYRKYNKATGDEVEMDVIVKGYEYESGHYVVLSDEDLRRANPEKTQTVEITDFVDLDDIDTVFYDKPYYLAPMGKNPKGYALLREALKRTRKVGIAKVVIRSREHLAAVVPQGDVLVLEILRYPNEIRATEELEVPGEDLGALGVNERELEMAERLVEGMTAEWSPEKYHDSYRDDLMHLIHERIESGQTDAPDETPVPEAAESREGVIDIMSLLKRSVEATGGEKAAPRKAAAKPKAASTAPSAAKPKPRKATSAATSKPRPSSAKKRKAA
- a CDS encoding tail fiber domain-containing protein: MKIMIRGGLALAALVASAATAAAQTPDSAFAVSSGGAGLFRVNVDAGTLFGGVYDGDNSGTGIPAEGSGTRMMWYPRKAAFRAGGINGTQWDGANIGDYSVAIGQDVRASASNATAFGLRSTAAQQSSFAVGEDNTASGAASVAMGYHAHTNARQGSFVFSDRSSVDTLRAGVNHSANWRTSGGFRIFTSSNLSTGVTIQSGATVSNWGQSNAVISTSTGAYLSTSGVWTNTSDVNRKHLFEAVSGEDVLSRLRTMPVTSWSYRTDDAGIRHLGPTAQDFRAAFGLGNDDVTIGTVDADGVALAGVKALDARSAVQGEEIRALREQNAAQQAEIERLRAEQAATAARLERLERALHAVPGN
- a CDS encoding tail fiber domain-containing protein — protein: MTGGFRIFARAGLAVAALAAAAPGAAAQVPDSAIAVSHGGASLFRVNIDGGAVFGGVYNGGNSGSNIAAEGSGTRMLWYPQKAAFRAGYVNGTQWDDANIGNYSVAIGQNVRASGDNAVAMGVRSTAANGSSFAVGEDNTATGYASVALGYHAHTNARRGSFVFGDNVTGGTQDSVRAELVGQAVWRLSCGMRIYTTQSLNTGVAFGGPAINPSVCGSSYYFGQSGAMISTSTGAYLSSGGTWTNASDVRRKHLFEEVSGDDVLARLRTIPIRSWSYRVDDDGVRHLGPTAQDFRAAFGLGADSISIATVDADGVALAGVQALDARTTEQAARIAALEAENAALRARLERIEAALRSSTSTPD
- a CDS encoding tail fiber domain-containing protein, yielding MSNRARSATVAAAVLAAVAAYTPSAAAQADSAFAVSASGASLMRLNTDASFVVRGTADEQAEVYSGNVAATGAGVRMLWIPQAWAFRAGKVDSFGANYWNPGSIGFGSAAFGENTRASGNHSFAAGLTTNASGDEAVALGNSGTATGDRSFSFNGTASAVGAVAIGSGAQATNDDALAMGPSSIAGGLASIVIGPSIANGNFGVAIGLQNSASGQFSVAIGKNARTANRQGSVVLGDGCAGFSSDSVYPTANNQFIARGCGGIKFFTSQNLSSGVQVAAGGGSWSSISDRNRKEHFLELDGEDVLSRLRNVPVSTWNYIAQEDSVRHMGPMAQDFSAAFGLGEDSLMINTVDIDGVNMAGVKALTTRTDALRAENEQLRAQVAAQQAEIVRMRDEQAATAARLERIEQALRAAAPRP
- a CDS encoding TetR/AcrR family transcriptional regulator; this translates as MSDIKGRIIDAARALYRERGADAVTMRAVAERVGVTATALYRHFADKDAILREVMSEGSRLLGSHLFLALEAPTALDRLRATATAYLEFAVAQPQAYRTLFEAGSADEASPVLRQRDAVRRFLRDRVREGIAAGALTDGNAEEIALTIWATLHGLASLHQAGIIPAESMSERALTSLIDGVASHEHRLIA
- the ligD gene encoding DNA ligase D, with product MGLDEYKRKRDFRVTDEPEGHVHHSGDVLSFVIQKHAASHLHYDFRLELDGVLLSWAVPKGPSLDAGVKRLAIHVEDHPIEYGVFEGIIPRGEYGGGTVMLWDRGAWVPDEDPRKAYRKGHLRFRLDGERLHGGWHLVRSRRGADGEKEQWLLFKDEDDVARPESAGIITEEVMTSVDTGRTMEEIAADADAHWDSKAPAAEALIRSTPAKKPAGKPGAKKPAPAARKPAARKPAAAKKPAAKSAVRSTAETAASGKAAPGKAAPAAKPAAIPGAKRAAFPAEFTPALATLVDDVPAGDDWIHEIKYDGYRLVAHVRGGKARLITRNGNDWTSKFPEMATALSALPVRDAVLDGELVVLSPDGRTSFQALQNVLNSGRTSELVFYAFDLMHRDGMNLRGASLLSRKEALRELLAGDSAGPVRYSDHIVGNGAVFYQQACGMGLEGIISKRADSPYATRRTRDWLKVKCLLRQEFVIGGFTAPQGSRSHFGALLVGVHDENGDFIYSGKVGTGFNEASLRQLHAALRPLSREESPFSDYGRKGRRPAGVTWVEPKLVCEISFTEWTGDNILRHPVFQGLREDKPAAQVVRESAGHLSAAETPARPARAGKPTATAREQKPSATTRPVPPSTTKTVPRRGKANEAMVAGIRLTSPDKLLFPAAGITKLELARYYEAVADWMLPHVKDRPLTLVRCPDGVGGPCFFQKHGDEHFAPQVGRTTVTENDGEEKVYTYVHSTAGLVALVQMSVLEMHTSNAKRTSFEKPDRFIMDLDPGPGVSWQRIMDSALQIRDRLAELGLASFVKTTGGKGLHVVVPINKRHTWDEVKEFSRALATDISAANPGKYVTKSTIAARKGKIYIDFLRNGRGATAIAAFCIRARPSGAISVPLRWDELTPALRTDDFTPAAVIERVRGLKDDPWAEFWTTKQSLTKKMRTELGLK